A stretch of DNA from Curtobacterium sp. MCBD17_035:
GTCGACGAACGCCGACAGGGTCCGCTGTGCCGCGTCGGGCAGCACGTGCAGCCCCGGGGCGATGACGACCCGGTAGGCGTCGAGGTCGCCGTCGGGTCGCACGAAGTCGACGAGCACGCCGCGATCCCAGAGCGAGCGGTACCACCGCGCGATGATCGGCAGGTACCGGAGCGACGCCGGCGTGGCCTCCTGCTCGATCGCCCACCAGCTGTCCCAGTCGAGCACGATCGCGACGTCGGCGTCGAGGCGCGTGCCGACCACGTCGGCCAGGTCGGCGAGGTCGGCTCCGAGCTCGACGGTCTCGCGGAACACCCGCGTGTCCTCGCCGCCGTGGGGGACCATCGCCGAGTGGAACTTCTCGGCGCCCGCGCGCGACTGCCGCCACTGGAACTGCATGACGCCGTCCGCGCCACGGGCGACGGCCTGGAGCGACAGGGTGCGGTGCCAGCCGGGCGGGATCGCCGCGTTGCGCGTCCGCCAGTTCACCGCGCTCGTCGCCTGTTCCATGAGGATCCACGGGGCGCCGCCGCCGAGCGAGCGCATGAGGTCCCGGGTCATCGCCGCGGTCACGGGCGCGGCGGGGTCCGCGGGGTCGACGTAGTGGTCGTCCGAGACGAAGTCGACCTCGCGAGCCCAGGCCCAGTAGTCCGAGGGCTTGTAGAAGCCCATGAAGTTCGTCGTGATCGGGACGCCGGGCGTGACCTCGCGGAGGATCGCCGCCTCGGCCCGGTACACGCCGAGCCAGGCGTCGGACGAGAACCGGTCCCAGTCGAGCAGCTGCGTGGGATTGCGGAAGGTCGGAGCCGCGCGCGGCGGCATCACCTCGTCCCACGCGCCGTAGGCCTGTGACCAGAACGCGGTGCCCCACGCCTCGTTGAGCGCCGGGACGGAGCCGTAGCGTGCCGTCAACCAGGTGCGGAAGGCGGCAGCCGACGCGTCCGAGTAGTCGGCCGGCACGTGGCAGGCGAGCTCGTTGTTGACGTGCCACGCCTCGAGTGCCGGGTGGTCCCGGTACCGCTCGGCCAGCGCGCGCACGAGTCGGTCGGCGTACCGGCGGTAGACGGCGGAGCTGGGGGAGTACTGCTGGCGGCTCCCCACCGACAGTCGGACACCGTCCTCGGTGACCGGCAGGACCTCGGGGTACGCCAGCGTCAGCCACGGGGGCGGGGAGGCCGTCGCGGTGGCCAGGTCGACGCGGATGCCGCCGGCGTGCAGTCGGTCGAGCACGTCGTCGAGCCAGTCGAACGTGAACCGCCCGTCGGACGGTTCGAGCTTCGCCCACGAGAACACGCCGACCGTCGCGACGGTGACGCCCGCACGCTGCATGAGCCGCACGTCGTCGTCCCAGACCTCGCTCGGCCACTGTTCCGGGTTGTAGTCCCCGCCGTACCAGACCCTGTCCATCGTCATCCCTTCACACCGCCGGTCGAGAGGCCGGACTGCCAGTACCGCTGCAGGAACAGGAACGCGATCACGAGCGGGATGATCGAGACGAACGCCCCGGTGATCACCGTCGAGAACAGCACCTGCGCGCCGCCACCGCCGGAGGCGGTCGCCTGCCACTGCGCGAGACCCACCGTCACCGGGAACAGCTTCGGCGTGCTGAGCATGATGAGCGGCAGGAAGTAGTTGTTCCACGTCGCGACGAGCTGGAACAGCAGCACCGTCACGATGCCCGGGCCCATGAGCCGGGTCGCGATCGTGAACAGGATCCGGAACTCGCCGGCGCCGTCGATCCGCGCGGCCTCGAGCAGGCTCTCGTCGACCGCGTCCGCGGCGTACACCCGCATCAGGTAGACGCCGAACGGGCTGACGAGCGAGGGCAGGATGACCGCCCACGGGGTGTCGGTGAGGTTCGCGGCGGCGAAGAGCAGGTAGGTCGGGATCGCCAGGGCGGTGAGCGGGACCATGATCGAGCCGAGGATGATCGAGAACACCGCCGTCGAGCCGCGGAACCGGTACTTCGCCAGGGCGTAGCCGGCCATCGTGGCCAGGGCGGCGGCACCGACCGAGCTGACCACCGCGTAGACGACCGTGTTGATCAGCCACCGCGTGAAGACGCCGTCCTGGAACTGGAACAGCTGCACGATGTTGTGGAAGAACTGGAACGAGTGCCCGAGTCCCAGCCCGAAGGTGGTGAACAGGTCGCTGTTGTCCTTGGTGGTCGACACCAGGAGCCACAGCAGCGGTACGAGGAAGTAGACGAGCGTGATCCACACGATCACGGTCAGGACGGTGCTCCGACGCTTGTCGCGCTCGACGGCCCGTCGGCCGGCGGACCGCCGCACGCGCGTGCCGTCCGAGACCACCTGGGCCTCGGTGGCGAGTGGGGTGGCGGTCATCCGAGCCGCTCCTTCCGGTTGATGCTCGTCTGCACGACGAACGAGACGATCATGATGATGATCCCGAGCAGGAACGCGATCGCCGCCGCGTAGTTGATCTCCTGGTTGCGGAACGCGATGTTGTAGGCGTACAGGTTCGGCGTGAAGTCCGTGCCGATCGCGTTCGGGGCGATGTTGAACAGCAGGTTCGGCTCGTTGAACAGCTGGAACGAGCCGATGATCGAGAAGATCACGGTGAGCAGCAGGGCCTGCCGGATGGCGGGCAGCTTGATGCTCCACGCCACCCGCCACTGGCCGGCCCCGTCGATCTCGGCCGCCTCGTAGATCTCGTTCGGCACGGAGCGCAGGGCCGCGTACAGGACGATCATGTTGTAGCCGATGAACTCCCAGCACACGATGTTCATCGTCGAGCCGAGCACGTTGTGCGCGCTGAGCAGGCTCGGTGCGGTGAGGTGCAGGGCGTGGAACAACTGCGTGATGAGCCCGAAGTCGTTGCCGTACAGGTAGCCCCACATCAGGGTCGCGACGACGCTCGGCACGGCGTACGGCACGAAGATGAGCAGGCGGACGATCTTGCCGCCGCGGATCCGGCCGCTGTCGAGTGCGAGCGCGAAGAAGATCGAGGCCGCGAGCATGATCGGGACCTGCACGAACAGGAACAGGGCCACGCGGCCGAGGCCGCCCCAGAAGCTCGGGTCCTGCAGGGCGCGGACGTAGTTCGCCAGCCCGCTGAAGACCTCGCCGCCGACCAGCTGCGACGTGAACAGGCTGAGGTACGCCGAGTACACGAGCGGGACGATGAAGAACGCCGCGAACACGACGAGGAACGGGATCACGAGGATCCAGGCCGCGCGGGTCTGCGCGGAACGGATGTTGGTGGGGCCGCGGCGGGGAGCCGCGGTGCGCGCTCCCGTCCGGGCCCGGGCCGGACGGGCGGCGCCGGTGGTCGCCGCGTCGCTGCGGCTGGGGATGGCGGTCATGTTGCTCCGATGAGAAGTGGGGGCGGAGCCTGGTGGCCCCGCCCCCGTCCGGTCACTTGACGGTGAAGCCCTGCTGCTTGGCGTAGCTCGTCACCTGGGACTGCCAGGTCGCGAGGGCCGCCGTGAGGTCACCGTGGTTGCTGATGGCCTTGCCGAGCGTGTTCGCGTAGCTCGAGTTCACGTAGTCCATGAACGGCAGCCACTCGAACTTCTTGTCGACGGTGTCGGAGACACCGGCGAAGAACTGGTTGACCTGCTGGCCGCCGTAGAACGCCGACTTCTGGCTGGTGAACGAGTCGTCGGTGAGCGTCGACTTCTTCGTCGGGAACAGGTACTGCTCGTTCGCGAGCTTGAGCGTCGACTGCTGGTCGTTGTTGATGAACTTCGCCAGCTCGTACGCCTGGATCGGGTGCTTCGTCGCCGCCATCACGGCGTCCGACGACCCACCCCAGTTCCCGGACACGTTCTGACCTGCCTGCCACTGCGGGATGTCCGCCGCCGCCCACTTGCCGCTCGTGTTCTTCGCGGTGCCCTGCAGGAACACCGGGCCCCACGCGGCGACGAGCCAGGACGCGTACTTGTCCCGCGACAGCCCCTGGTAGTAGTCGTCGGTGAAGTCCGGGTCGGTGGCGACCAGGTCCTTGTCGATGAGGTCCTGCCAGTACGACACGACCTGCTGGTCGGCCTTGGAGTCCAGGTCGATCCCGACCGTCTTCTTCCCGTCGTAGGAGAACGGCTTCGCGCCCTTCTGCCAGAAGAAGCTGATCATCTGGAACATGTCGTTGCCGGGCAGGTCCGTGATGTACGACCCGGTCTTCGACTTGACCTGCTGCGCGGCGGACGCGAAGGCGGACCACGTCTTCGGCGCGGCGACGCCCGCCTTGTCGAAGATGTCCTTGCGGTAGAGCGTGCCGAGGGGCCCGGAGTCCTGCGGGATGCCCCACACGCCGCCGTTCTGGTCGACCTGGTTCCAGACCCAGTCCGTGTACTCGTCCTCGAGCTTCGCCCCGCCGTACGGCGTCAGGTCGAGCAGGCTCTTCGTCTGGGTGAAGGACGGGATGTAGTCGTACTCCATCTGGGCGACGTCGGGGACGCCCTTGCCCGCCTTCAGGGCGGCGCGCACCTTGGGGTAGTGCTGCGAGCCCCCGGTCGTGTTGACGACGTTGACCTTGATCTTCGGGTACTTCTTCTCGAACAGGTTGACCTCGTTCTGGATGTCGGGGACCCAGGTCCAGAAGGTGAGGGTGGTCGGCGTGTTCATCGCCTTGTCGATGTCGGACTGGCTCACCGCCTTGGTGGACCCGCCGCTGGTGCTCGACGGGCTGCAACCGGTGAGTGCGAGCGTGATCGTGACGGCGATCGCTCCGAGTGCCAGCGCGGCGCTGCGTGGACGTCTCATGGTCTTCTTTCGGTGGAGGGAGGGACTACTCGATCGAGGAGCCCCGGACCTCGAGCACGACTGCTGCGCGTCGGTCGAGGGGTACGGGGTCGCCGGCGGCGTACTCGGCGCCGGAGACGAGGTCGACGGCGGCCGCCGGCGCGACGACCTGCGTCGGCTCGGCGGACCAGTTCGACACGAAGGCGAGGCGCCGGTCGCCGGCGGTGCCGGTCGACACGGTGACGGGGTCCGGGGCGGACCACGCCTGCTTCGCCGTGGTGGGCACGAGCCAGCGGGCGATGCTCCGCCCGAGGGCGGGGTCCGGAACCGTGCCCAGGTAGGACACCCGGCCGCGACCGGTCGTGCGGGTGGTGAGCGCGGCCTCCAGACCGAACTCGGTCGGGGCGTACGACACGACCACCTCGGCGTCGTCGACCTGCAGGAAGTCGACCCACTCGGTGGCGGCGGCACCCGGCTCGAGCGTCAGGGCGTCGGACGCGGCCGTGACCGCGAGCGGCGCGCCGAGGTTGCTGTACTCGTCGTAGTGCACGCCCGCCGGCCCCGCGAGCACGTCGGGGGCGACCGCCAGCCGGGCCCGCGCGAGCTCGTCACCGTAGCCGGTGCGGATGCCGACGACCAGGTGCCCGCCGGCCTCGGCGTAGTCCCGCATGTGCTCGAGCACGGCCGTCTCGGCGACGTACACCGCGGGTGCGACGAGCACCGGGAACCGCGCGACGAGTTCCTCGACGGGGGTGTCGAGGAACCGGCGGACGTGCTGGACCCGCACCTGCGCGCCGGCCTCGAACAGTCCGCGGTAGTGGGCGTCGAAGATGCGGGAGTACGCGTGCTCGTCGGGGCTGCCGTCCGCCTTCGCGAGCGGCCCGTAGAACGAGAACGCCCACTTCGTGTCCGTGCTGTAGAGCAGCAGGACGTCGGCGTCGGGCACGTGCTCGTCGAGCGCGGACCCGATCGCCCCGAGCGCGGCACCGAGCTCGGAGACCTCGCGGTAGATGCGGCCGCCGACCTGGCTGTGCGGGATGACGCCGCCCCAGTAGGTCTCGACGCCGAAGTGCAGGGTGTGCCAGTGCCAGTACTCGATCATCCGGCCACCGCGGGCGAGCAGGGCGAACGCGGCCTGCTTGATCTGCCCGGGGTACGGCGGGTGGTTCTGCCACGACCCGCCGATGGACTGCGCGTTCGTCTCGGTGACCAGGTACTGCGTGTCCGCCGAGGACCAGGCGCGGTCGCCCCACTCGAACAGCGCCCACACGCCGGTGTGCCACCACTCGGCCTCGCGCTGGACCTCCGCGTGCCAGTCGAGGCCGTCCTGCATCTTGTAGTACGGGTTGCCCGCGACGACGTCGAGGGACGCGACGAGCTCGTCGTCGGACACCTGCGGGCGGGAGTACGAGATGCACGTCGTGACGAACTGGTCGTCGCGGGCGTACTCGCGCACCAGGTCGGCCTGCCAGGCGATGAGGTCCGTGGCGAGTGTCGACTGGAACCGGCGCCACTCGAGCTGGTATTGCGGCATCGCGTTGCCGTCGGGCCGCCAGAGGTCGGCCCAGTCGCTGAGTCGGTGTGACCAGTAGACGAGACCCCACTCGCGGTTGAGGTCCTCGACGGTGCCGTAGCGGTCCTCGAGCCAGCCGACGAACCGCTGGAAGGTGTGCTCGTTGTGGGGGAGCTGCATGCCCGGCTCGTTGTCGACCTGGTAGCCGATGACCGCGGGGTGGTCGGCGTACCGGGCGACGACCTTGCGGGCGATGCGCTCGGCGTAGAACCGGTAGGCGGGGTGGGACTGGTCCATCTCCTGCCGGGCGCCCCAGCCGTTGCGGTGGCCCGTCGACGGCTCGGCGGCGATCTCCGGGTGCAGGCGCTGGAGCCACGGTGGCACGGCGTACGTCGGCGTGCCGAGGACGACGCCGATGCCGCGCTCGTGGGCCCCGTCGAGGACCGGCTGCAGCCAGTCCAGGTCGAACACGCCCTCGCGGGGCTCCCAGGTCGACCACACGGACTCGCCGACGCGGATGACCGTGAAACCGGCGTCGCGCATGCGGTCGAGATCGGCGTCGAGGGTGCCAGCGGGCTGGTACTCGGCGTAGTAGGCGGCGCCGAAGAGCACGCCACTGAACCGGGGGGAAGTCGTCATCGTTGACCTTCGCTCTGCGGATGTTGTCGATAACATCCGTCGGTGGCGATGACAGTAACCGCATCCGGGCGGATCGCGCAAGCACCCGTTCCGCTCGCGTCGCCGCGCGTGGCCGGGAGGCGGTGCTCCGCTCCGTCAGATCCGGCGCGTCGACGCGCGGACCGCGGCCCGCACGGGGTTCGGCGGGGTCACGGGCGCGTCCGGCGCGGCCCCGGGCAGCCCCGCCAGGAGCTTCTCGATGAGGTACCGGCCCTCACCGGCGAAGTCGACCGTGACGGTGGTCAGTGCGGGGACGAGGTACCGTGCCTCGTCGAGGTCGTCGCCGCCCATGACGCTGAGGTCGGCGGGCACCACGACCCCGTCGGCGGCGGCCGCCGAGAGGAGCCCGATCGCCATGCTGTCGTTGCCCGTCGCGATCGCCGTGACGGACCGTTCCTCGGCGGTCAACCGTCGCCACGCCGCGTGCCCGGAGCCGGCGGACCAGTCGCCGGCGTGCTGCCAGACGAGTTCGCCGCCGCCCTGCCGGAAGCACCGGGCGAAGCCCTCCGACCGCTCGACCGCGGCGATCCAGTCGACCGGGCCGCTGAGGTAGCCGACGCGCCGGTGCCCGAGCTCGAGCAGGTGCTCGGCGGCGAGGCGGCCGGCTTCCTCGCTGACGGTCGGGCCACCCGGGAACGACTCGATGCGCGAGTCGATGACCACCGGGACGCTCGCGGCGTGGCTCTGGATGCGTTCGAGCATCAGCTCGGTCTGTGCCGTCGCCAGGATCCCCACCACCTGGTGCCCAGTCGCCACGGCCAGGGCCTCGTCGATCGCGTCGCGGTCGAGGTCCGCCGTGATCACCACGTCGAGCACGTACCCGCGCTCCTGCGCCGTCTGCGTCGCCCCGGCGAGCATGCGGGCCGGCCCCGTGTAGTCGATGTGGTGGGCGAGCACCGCGATCCGGTTCGAGCGGCGGGCGCGGAGCAACCGAGCGGCGGAGTTCGGCCGGTACTGCAGCTCGTCGAGCGCCGTCTTGACCTTCGTGCGCGTCTCCGGCCGGATGCCCTCGAAGCCCGACAGGTAGCGGCTCACGGTCTGGTGCGACACGCCCGCGAGCCGTGCGACGTCGTAGATCGTCGGGGCCTTCATCGGGGTGCCGTCTGCCGCATGGGGACAGGGTAATGGCCCGCGTCCGATCCCCGGCGCGCGTCCGAGCGGGCGGGTCACCCGGTCGAGACCGTCGACGACCGTTGCCGTCGAGCTCGCGGGACCCCTCAGTTGATCACGCGGCCAGCGTGACGGACGGGAGGCGGACCTCCCGTCCGTCACGTCGTCGCCGGTGACGGCGGGTGCTGGGGCGTCAGGCCGCCGCGGCCCGCCGCGTCGCCAGGGTGCGGCCGTGCTCCCGGGCGCGCTCCTCGGCGGCCGCGCGGAGCTGGTCGGCGAGCTCGGTGAACTGGTCGAGCGCGGGGTTGACGCCGACGAGCGTGAACTCGCGCGTGACGACCTCGAGGTCGAGCTGCCAGACGTCCTCCAGGATGCGGCGCATCCACGCCGTCGCGTGGTCCCAGCCCTCGCGTGGCGTGCCGGCGGCGTAGTTCCCGCCCTGCACGGTCACGAGCACAGCGGGTTTGCCGGCGGTGACCGGGGTCTGGCCGGGCGCCATCCGCGGGTCCGTGATGACGAGGTCCACGTAGGTCTTGAAGTGCTGCGAGACGCCGAAGTTGTACAGCGGGACGGCGAACAACAGGGCGTCCGCGTCGGCGAGCTCGTCGGTCAGGGTCGCGGCGAGTTCGACCGCGGTGCGCTGCTCGGGGGTGCGTGCGTCCTCCGGTGTCATGGACGCGGCGACGGCACTCGCCCAGCTGTCGGCAGGGATCGGGTCGACGCCCAGGTGACGGCGGACGACCTCGGCTGCCGGGTCACCGGCCGTCCACTCCTGCTCGACGATGTCGGCGAGGGCACGACTGGTGGATCCTTCGACTCGGATGCTGGCGTCGAGACGGAACAGGGACATGGGACTCCTCCTGGTCGGCAGCGGGGCACGTCGCCCTCGGTTACTGCACGTAACGGGTGTACCCTGCTGAGGTCGGTCACTGCAAACGACCCTCTGTTACCGCGGAGTGACCGACCCCGTCGCTTCGGCCCCCACGTGCCCGTGCAGCCCGCTGGGATGCAGGCGCCGAGGCCGCCCGACCACCAGCAGGAGGACCACCGTGACCGACACCCGGGACGCCGCACTCGAGCAGGACCGGATCATGCGGTCGCTGCCCACGATGAGCCGGCTCTGCACCGAGCACGACCCGGAGGTGTTCCGGTCCCTCCTCGCCCGGATCGGCGACAAGTGGACGCTCCTCGTCATCGGCGTGCTCGGCGAACGTCCGCACCGGTTCACGGAACTGGCCGACGTCATCCCGAGCATCTCACGGCGCATGCTCACGGTCACGCTCCGGGCGCTCGAGCGCGACGGTCTCGTCCAGCGCGAGGTGTTCGCCGAGGTGCCGCCACGCGTCGTGTACGA
This window harbors:
- a CDS encoding extracellular solute-binding protein; translated protein: MRRPRSAALALGAIAVTITLALTGCSPSSTSGGSTKAVSQSDIDKAMNTPTTLTFWTWVPDIQNEVNLFEKKYPKIKVNVVNTTGGSQHYPKVRAALKAGKGVPDVAQMEYDYIPSFTQTKSLLDLTPYGGAKLEDEYTDWVWNQVDQNGGVWGIPQDSGPLGTLYRKDIFDKAGVAAPKTWSAFASAAQQVKSKTGSYITDLPGNDMFQMISFFWQKGAKPFSYDGKKTVGIDLDSKADQQVVSYWQDLIDKDLVATDPDFTDDYYQGLSRDKYASWLVAAWGPVFLQGTAKNTSGKWAAADIPQWQAGQNVSGNWGGSSDAVMAATKHPIQAYELAKFINNDQQSTLKLANEQYLFPTKKSTLTDDSFTSQKSAFYGGQQVNQFFAGVSDTVDKKFEWLPFMDYVNSSYANTLGKAISNHGDLTAALATWQSQVTSYAKQQGFTVK
- a CDS encoding carbohydrate ABC transporter permease, with the translated sequence MTATPLATEAQVVSDGTRVRRSAGRRAVERDKRRSTVLTVIVWITLVYFLVPLLWLLVSTTKDNSDLFTTFGLGLGHSFQFFHNIVQLFQFQDGVFTRWLINTVVYAVVSSVGAAALATMAGYALAKYRFRGSTAVFSIILGSIMVPLTALAIPTYLLFAAANLTDTPWAVILPSLVSPFGVYLMRVYAADAVDESLLEAARIDGAGEFRILFTIATRLMGPGIVTVLLFQLVATWNNYFLPLIMLSTPKLFPVTVGLAQWQATASGGGGAQVLFSTVITGAFVSIIPLVIAFLFLQRYWQSGLSTGGVKG
- a CDS encoding beta-galactosidase; this translates as MTTSPRFSGVLFGAAYYAEYQPAGTLDADLDRMRDAGFTVIRVGESVWSTWEPREGVFDLDWLQPVLDGAHERGIGVVLGTPTYAVPPWLQRLHPEIAAEPSTGHRNGWGARQEMDQSHPAYRFYAERIARKVVARYADHPAVIGYQVDNEPGMQLPHNEHTFQRFVGWLEDRYGTVEDLNREWGLVYWSHRLSDWADLWRPDGNAMPQYQLEWRRFQSTLATDLIAWQADLVREYARDDQFVTTCISYSRPQVSDDELVASLDVVAGNPYYKMQDGLDWHAEVQREAEWWHTGVWALFEWGDRAWSSADTQYLVTETNAQSIGGSWQNHPPYPGQIKQAAFALLARGGRMIEYWHWHTLHFGVETYWGGVIPHSQVGGRIYREVSELGAALGAIGSALDEHVPDADVLLLYSTDTKWAFSFYGPLAKADGSPDEHAYSRIFDAHYRGLFEAGAQVRVQHVRRFLDTPVEELVARFPVLVAPAVYVAETAVLEHMRDYAEAGGHLVVGIRTGYGDELARARLAVAPDVLAGPAGVHYDEYSNLGAPLAVTAASDALTLEPGAAATEWVDFLQVDDAEVVVSYAPTEFGLEAALTTRTTGRGRVSYLGTVPDPALGRSIARWLVPTTAKQAWSAPDPVTVSTGTAGDRRLAFVSNWSAEPTQVVAPAAAVDLVSGAEYAAGDPVPLDRRAAVVLEVRGSSIE
- a CDS encoding LacI family DNA-binding transcriptional regulator, which gives rise to MKAPTIYDVARLAGVSHQTVSRYLSGFEGIRPETRTKVKTALDELQYRPNSAARLLRARRSNRIAVLAHHIDYTGPARMLAGATQTAQERGYVLDVVITADLDRDAIDEALAVATGHQVVGILATAQTELMLERIQSHAASVPVVIDSRIESFPGGPTVSEEAGRLAAEHLLELGHRRVGYLSGPVDWIAAVERSEGFARCFRQGGGELVWQHAGDWSAGSGHAAWRRLTAEERSVTAIATGNDSMAIGLLSAAAADGVVVPADLSVMGGDDLDEARYLVPALTTVTVDFAGEGRYLIEKLLAGLPGAAPDAPVTPPNPVRAAVRASTRRI
- a CDS encoding helix-turn-helix domain-containing protein, whose amino-acid sequence is MTDTRDAALEQDRIMRSLPTMSRLCTEHDPEVFRSLLARIGDKWTLLVIGVLGERPHRFTELADVIPSISRRMLTVTLRALERDGLVQREVFAEVPPRVVYDLTALGRSLQTVVLTLGEWVREHQDVIVAQRRTFDERTAATD
- a CDS encoding beta-galactosidase; translated protein: MDRVWYGGDYNPEQWPSEVWDDDVRLMQRAGVTVATVGVFSWAKLEPSDGRFTFDWLDDVLDRLHAGGIRVDLATATASPPPWLTLAYPEVLPVTEDGVRLSVGSRQQYSPSSAVYRRYADRLVRALAERYRDHPALEAWHVNNELACHVPADYSDASAAAFRTWLTARYGSVPALNEAWGTAFWSQAYGAWDEVMPPRAAPTFRNPTQLLDWDRFSSDAWLGVYRAEAAILREVTPGVPITTNFMGFYKPSDYWAWAREVDFVSDDHYVDPADPAAPVTAAMTRDLMRSLGGGAPWILMEQATSAVNWRTRNAAIPPGWHRTLSLQAVARGADGVMQFQWRQSRAGAEKFHSAMVPHGGEDTRVFRETVELGADLADLADVVGTRLDADVAIVLDWDSWWAIEQEATPASLRYLPIIARWYRSLWDRGVLVDFVRPDGDLDAYRVVIAPGLHVLPDAAQRTLSAFVDGGGTLVVGYQSGILDQDLHVHLGGYLGALRDVLGLWIEEFVPPAEPWATGGPVPALQIAGLGAGTAREWGEVVRPTGAEIEATFVGGALDGLPAITRNAHGDGTAWYVATAPDDLRAVLDAVLADTGVAPVVADLPAGVEAVARGAHLFLLNHGDRSVDVHGTHLEPHGAAVVGREAVPGRPERVASASA
- a CDS encoding NAD(P)H-dependent oxidoreductase, translated to MSLFRLDASIRVEGSTSRALADIVEQEWTAGDPAAEVVRRHLGVDPIPADSWASAVAASMTPEDARTPEQRTAVELAATLTDELADADALLFAVPLYNFGVSQHFKTYVDLVITDPRMAPGQTPVTAGKPAVLVTVQGGNYAAGTPREGWDHATAWMRRILEDVWQLDLEVVTREFTLVGVNPALDQFTELADQLRAAAEERAREHGRTLATRRAAAA
- a CDS encoding sugar ABC transporter permease, which gives rise to MTAIPSRSDAATTGAARPARARTGARTAAPRRGPTNIRSAQTRAAWILVIPFLVVFAAFFIVPLVYSAYLSLFTSQLVGGEVFSGLANYVRALQDPSFWGGLGRVALFLFVQVPIMLAASIFFALALDSGRIRGGKIVRLLIFVPYAVPSVVATLMWGYLYGNDFGLITQLFHALHLTAPSLLSAHNVLGSTMNIVCWEFIGYNMIVLYAALRSVPNEIYEAAEIDGAGQWRVAWSIKLPAIRQALLLTVIFSIIGSFQLFNEPNLLFNIAPNAIGTDFTPNLYAYNIAFRNQEINYAAAIAFLLGIIIMIVSFVVQTSINRKERLG